In one window of Enoplosus armatus isolate fEnoArm2 chromosome 7, fEnoArm2.hap1, whole genome shotgun sequence DNA:
- the LOC139287372 gene encoding flavin-containing monooxygenase 5-like translates to MVHRVAVIGAGPSGLTSMKACLDEGMVPTCFESSNDMGGLWKFKEVSEPNRASIYRSLTINISKEMMCYSDFPIPADYPNYMHHSKILTYFRMYAEHFKLLQHICFQTSVKTVRQRPDFSRTGQWEVVTENRDGQEERHVFDAVICCSGHYTYPNLPLKDFPGFDTFEGKHLHSWDYKGPEDMYGKRVVVIGIGNSGGDIAVESSRVAEQVYMSTRRGAWVIRQVSDNGLPVDMKYNTRFVHILFQLLPINILNWIGEKKLNAMYDHTMYALKPTHRLFSQIPVINDDLPLKILSGSVIIKPNVKEIRGSTVVFDDGSIVEKVDMIVFATGYSYDFPYLPSNAMYKSGHRMGLYKHVFPPNLEHPTLAVVGFIHALGAIMPQAEMQARWVTRVFKGHKKLPSNQAMIKAVEKDTNDIEKNYIVSKLTPLQVDFVSYMDDLAGEIGVRPNLLWLFFTDYPMFTRVLWGPVTAYQYRLMGPGKWEGARRAIFTQFDRMYQPLKTRQLKEQEASIAGRLIKLSLTIMAGGAAVYYVHVHNPTTIPTLLSKLHPQTV, encoded by the exons ATGGTGCACAGAGTAGCAGTGATCGGGGCCGGCCCCTCTGGTCTGACCAGCATGAAGGCTTGTCTGGATGAGGGCATGGTGCCAACCTGCTTTGAAAGCAGCAACGACATGGGAGGACTGTGGAAGTTCAAG GAAGTGTCGGAGCCCAACAGGGCCAGTATCTACCGTTCCCTTACTATCAACATCTCCAAGGAGATGATGTGCTACAGTGACTTCCCCATCCCCGCTGATTACCCTAACTACATGCATCACTCGAAAATCCTAACATACTTCAGGATGTATGCAGAACACTTCAAACTGCTGCAACACATTTGCTTCCAG acCTCCGTGAAGACTGTCAGACAGAGACCAGACTTTTCTCGTACTGGACAGTGGGAAGTGGTGACTGAGAATAGAgatggacaggaggagaggCATGTCTTTGATGCAGTTATCTGCTGCTCCGGTCACTACACCTACCCTAACCTGCCACTCAAAGACTTCCCAG GTTTTGACACGTTTGAAGGAAAACACCTCCACAGCTGGGACTACAAGGGGCCTGAAGACATGTACGGAAAAAGAGTGGTAGTCATCGGCATCGGAAACTCAGGAGGTGACATCGCtgtggagagcagcagagttgCAGAGCAG GTGTATATGAGCACTCGTCGTGGTGCCTGGGTCATCCGTCAGGTCTCTGACAACGGCCTGCCAGTGGACATGAAATACAACACGCGCTTTGTCCACATCCTGTTCCAGCTGTTGCCAATCAACATCCTCAACTGGATTGGAGAGAAGAAACTCAACGCCATGTATGACCACACCATGTATGCCCTCAAACCTACACACAG ACTCTTCAGTCAGATCCCTGTGATCAACGATGACCTGCCTTTAAAGATTCTGTCTGGGTCGGTCATTATCAAACCAAATGTGAAGGAGATCCGTGGATCTACGGTGGTGTTTGATGATGGCAGCATTGTGGAAAAG GTGGATATGATCGTGTTCGCCACAGGTTATAGCTATGATTTTCCTTACTTGCCGAGCAACGCTATGTACAAGTCTGGCCACCGGATGGGTTTGTACAAGCACGTTTTTCCTCCCAACCTGGAGCATCCCACTCTGGCTGTCGTGGGTTTCATCCATGCCCTTGGAGCCATCATGCCCCAGGCTGAAATGCAAGCCCGTTGGGTCACACGTGTCTTCAAAG GACATAAAAAGCTGCCCTCAAACCAGGCCATGATAAAGGCTGTTGAGAAGGACACCAACGACATCGAGAAAAA CTACATTGTGTCAAAGTTGACACCCCTGCAGGTGGACTTTGTTTCCTACATGGATGACTTAGCAGGAGAGATCGGAGTCCGGCCAAATCTCCTCTGGCTCTTCTTCACAGACTACCCAATGTTTACGAGGGTTCTGTGGGGACCTGTCACAGCCTACCAGTACCGCTTGATGGGACCAGGGAAATGGGAGGGAGCCCGCAGGGCGATCTTCACCCAGTTTGACCGCATGTACCAGCCCCTAAAAACCAGACAG CTGAAGGAACAAGAGGCCTCCATCGCTGGCCGCCTGATTAAGCTGAGCCTGACCATCATGGCCGGAGGTGCTGCTGTCTACTACGTCCATGTCCACAACCCAACCACCATCCCCACCCTGCTGTCCAAGCTCCATCCACAAACAGTCTAA